GTTGACTGAGCCCCGCAGACCCAGGCCATCCACCCTCTGTGGGCGATGTTGTGGGACGCGTTGTGGTCCGCGTGCTCAACGAAGCCGCAGACCCGGCACGAGAAAACGGCCTGGGCAGGCCGGTTGCCGCGCTCGGTGTGATGGCACTTCGAGCATTCCTGGCTGGTGTAGGCCGGGTCGACGTGCACGACCGGCACCCCGGCCCGCTTCGCCTTGTAGTAGCCAGGACCTCCAGCTGCCCGGCCTGCCCGGTGAACCGCACGCCCTTGAGCCGGCCCGCGGTGGTCCA
The DNA window shown above is from Streptomyces sp. NBC_01445 and carries:
- a CDS encoding zinc ribbon domain-containing protein, whose amino-acid sequence is MHVDPAYTSQECSKCHHTERGNRPAQAVFSCRVCGFVEHADHNASHNIAHRGWMAWVCGAQSTAPELTLIA